Genomic segment of Citrus sinensis cultivar Valencia sweet orange chromosome 7, DVS_A1.0, whole genome shotgun sequence:
aaaaggaaaaaaagtccATCTGTTTCAGCAGTTGTAGCCTGTTCAACATAGAAAAACCATGTTTTGTTGCTCTTGACTTGAAAACTTTATAATTCAGTTTCAGTTTCATTTTATCCCACCAACCATGACATAGTCTGAAAAATTCAATTCTCATGCTTGAATGATGTTTCATCAAATCAAGCTACTTCAAATGTGTATGGAAATCAAACAgcaagagaaatgaaaaaaatggaatAATTTTGGAAATATTGGCACTACTGCAGGTTTAGGTTTTCTCATTCAACATGGCCAAATTCGTATAACGTAATGTTATAAAACGTTGATCATACCTGAGCGATTATGGAATTGCCTCTATAGATGGTGCAAGATTTTTGAAAAGGGCTGCctttcattgtgaaatgagaGGCTGAGTCTTCAGAGTTTTCATCGACAAGGAATACCTCAAACTCAGTTCTTGTAAGTGTTTTCATTGTCCTGTTCACTTTGAATATCAGCTCCTTCTCCTCACCATCATCTCCCTTAAAACCTTGCCACAATCCCTTCTACAACCAGGAAAGAAATCACATTACTTGTGGTTTActctgaaaaaataaatgacaattATATTAGAATCAGTGAAGTcttacaaaaagaaacaaattcagATGCATGGACAGGCCTACTTAAGCATGAAACAGGAGAGCAAGTCAATCATTTCATGTCTTTAGTTTATATAAACACACAATGGTCTGAGGGTCCGTTTAGTATTGAGGTGCTATGGTGGTAAACATAGctcttaaataataattttgacagaaTTAGTAAAGATATTATAAGTAGTTCATCATATTTATATGTGAGATAAAAATCAACTCAACTTCTACACCACAGTAACAAATGTTTGCCAAATACTGTAGCTTTTGAGGTACTATTGGCCAATCACAATAATAGGACATCAAAATgcaatcaaaatccaaactaCACATCTTTGGCAATAACCAAACATTCCAATTTCaccaaatttaataaatatatttttttttaaagcattgCCGCAAAGGGACAAAATCATGCTCAAAGGGTTATATTTTACCAATTGAACCAACTATCACCCATAAAAGATTATCACACTTTTATATAAAGACAAACAAAGCCAACTATACTCAGAGGCATTGTCAAAAATTTATAGGAACAGAAAATAAGCACGGTTATCAATGATCGCATGTCTTACACTCTCATTACTCAAAAATActaatctttaattaaaaggcaatatattatgaataaataaataagataataatgttatttgGAACAGTGAACAGACAATAAGCAGAAGAGCAGAACCCTTTGGCTAAAATAACGTCATTTATTTCCTCTTCAGGTGAACTTTAAGCGGtgaaattatcaaattgaTCTCTACAGTTCACCAGAAGTAACAAACTAGTCTACAaatttacctttttctttttaataatttgtccCATCTTCCAACTTTGTAAATAATAAGTGTAATGCTAACCATTACAAAtttgtcatttaaaaaataaggctAAATAATGTGGTATTCatgattaattgataaaaaaaatataattaatccaCTTGAATTTTGTATCGAATTactatgaattagaaaaaaatttaaaatattttatacctATCATTACTCGAATGAGAGGAGTATACTGATTTGTgacaacaaataaatttaaataccTATTTACTACTTCGACAAACTATAGGGactaatttgataattttaaaaaattaaaatttaatgaaaaaaatgagagagaaaaggaaagagaaagtCTTTACGTCTTGGCGATAGACGGAAATGAGAGGATTTCCCGCTGAATCAACAACCACCACTCTTTTCCTCCGTTGtgatgaatttgattttgactGATGCTGAGTACGATTGACTCTGTAAATAACGTCACCGGATGAATCAGCGAACCCGATATCGCCACGTGTAAGGCCGGGATATTTCTTGGAGACGAACAGATCAACAGGGATCGGCGAGTTCGCCGTGTATATAGGACCAGAAGCAGccataaataacaaatattgataaatttaatttaattcatttgagtttgattttttttattttttaatgaatagtAAATAAGGAGAATAAATAGAAAGCGAAAAAGAGCACAGTGGCTGGCTTTATTGGAGAATGGAGATGATGGGAATCAGGTTCGTTGGTTGGACTTCGCCAGCCGGCTTCAGCTTGCTTTGAAGAGTCTCTGCCTGCACCGCATGATCTGATGGATGGAATATCAGCTTTTGtttcccttaaaaaaaaaattgaataaatgtgaatacaaatatttaaatataatagtgtcttattcattttataaattaaaaaaattttaaaaatttatttaattttttttgtaaattaaaacaaaagatattcaaaattttttaatttaacaaacaaatatagTTGGaagagatattttaaaaatatttatttatttcttatttagaatcatatttatttttacttaaacttttttcatttaaataaaagttaaatttattttttatttaaatgtaaataattaaaaattatatataaattaaaaatttaatgtaaataagtttagaaaaaatctaaaattaataaaattttcgaCTTTACACGTTTAAATAAacattaagaagaaaaatacaaaaacataAAGGAGTTCTGCTATTTGAACTTAGAGAAGACAGAGAGAAGACagaaatgatttaataaaCCAACAAAAATGTGAGCCCacactaaatttaaaaaaggcGCGTGAGTAGAGTTCTGCTAAAGGAAAATGACAAGCACACTTCGGCTTCTATTATGATGGGCTTGGCTCATTTCTAAGCCCAAgaccttttttaaaaagtttgattCGATGTTTGCtttcacatttttatttatttatttatttattttagcaTTTGTGATTTATCATGTTTCTTAAATAATGGCCGTTTCAGTAGTATGGTAGTTAAATAATCTCAATGGATTAGGTAAGGCagttattatataattgttcaattttctgcaatttttttCCATCTCTACGTGTAAATAACTTATCGTTTTAGGTTATGTAATGCTTCAACGAATTGCTTGCTGCAGGCAACCAGCAAAAACATCATGTTTTATGAATTCTCCCTTTACAGACCTTTATCGAGTAGATGTAGCTTCTCATTTCATTCGTGTGTTTGGAAgctttttaagagaaaataatttcaaaattcagaatccaaattgtttttaattaacgTATTAACACAACACtgcatttttctttagagTTTACTTTTTGTTGAGATAGTTCCAATGCTTtagtttattatatttattccccttacaatataaaaattttagttttttttaaagcactttttattttatttttctaggCCATGCAATATACTCAACTACgtattaattcatttcttaTGTGTGATTATTACATCTATGAATACTATGTGTACCTTGGGACTTCTTCATCATTAGAtggttatattttattgactTTCTAACTATATGACAATGCCCAAACCATAAGGTATTGTGACCGGACACCACATTTAATACTATACTTTGAATCTAACTTGGTAATAGAACTCATCACTTGCAAACTCAACCGACTGAGCAAGACCTCAAATATGATACTTGATTGAAGTTCAGTGTGCTTCTTTTGCAACAATAACGAGCTGCACGTCAATCAAACAGAAATGATCCCTCCAATTACGAGCTCAACTTCATGGCCAAAATTTGTCAATAAGAACATCACACCAATCACCAATCACCAATCTTCACCACCACTATAGCCCCCTCCATAGTCATAGTAATTGTTCCCTCCATCGTCATAGTAATTGCAATGTAAGCATTGTCATCCTCAAAATTGTCATAGAGACCACTATGAAAATCATCATGGTCAAAATCATCATAGTAAATCTCCTCTCCGGAAAATTGCTCCAAATCTCTTGAAGCAAATAATACTACCACTCTCACCTTCATTGTATGATTCATCAAAGAATTGATTCTCCACGCCCTCTTCCAgtctttctcttcttcctaCAGCTCATGAAACGTCTGTCTCATCTGGATAACCCATTTGTGGACTATCTTGAGCTGAAAGCACAAATAGATGAAATCAGTCAAATGGCTACATCTTGAAAGTTAGATCAAAAGGAAGAATAAGAACTAGAAGTTATGATAccatttgaaaatatataacagCCACTCTCTTCTCTAAAACAATTGCTCTACATCTCTAGAAGCATAATTTTCTGATACATCAGCAGTTTTACTCTCCATTTGCACTTCTTGCTCTAACTCTCCTCATCAGATATCACATTTGTATAAACATTCCATGAAGTACATTCAGCTGAGAACAGCAAAAGATAAACTAGTCATATAGGggcattttgaaatttaaggcAAAAGGATGagcaaatttaaaagttataataccCATTCAAATCTGCTTCATCATTAGACATCTCATATGGATTATCATTTCATGGATTATATTCAGCTTAAAACaatgaaagatgaagaaagtCAAATAAGGGTACTGTGAATATTAGAGTAAAAGCATGAGCCGAAACTAAAGGTTATAATACCATCCAAATCTATTTCCTCATGAGACATCTGTTATGAAATACAGCCCCTGTTAACTCCTTCGTTAATCTTAATCAGACTGGTAACTTAACAAAtctaattaattgtaaaaagaattaatgacACTGGATcaaaagaacaagaacaaaGAACAAGattgcaaaagaaaatgagaaatcagaagaaaaaaaggaacaaagcAATATTACGTGGTTAAGTACCTACATTCACAGCTGATAATATCCTTTGGGCTTGAAGCTTTTATTAATGAGATTGATTACAACAATTCTTGAGGTTACAGAGAACAAATATCTCCCACTCAGAATTTTCTAGTTCTATCTCAAATGTaatcaaaatctcaaaatctcTCTTCCAGGTGCTGCACCAGCCAGCTTTGCTTCTTTTATACTTAATCCAGAAGCTTTTAGGACTGTTCTAACGACTTAACCACCAAGGGCCCCACACTCGCCAGCTCATCAAGCCACCTCAGCATTATTGTTTAACAGAATATAACGAACCTCAGTTCACAACATCTCATATATAGGTAATCATTTATTAGCTTCAGCTGAGAATACCAACAGATCATGAGAGCACCGACAGATCAAGAACGACAATTAGGGgcattttgaactttaaaacaaaagtatgagcaagaactaaaaattataataccaTTCAAattctcttcatcatcaaacatCTCATATGGGTAATCATTTCCTGGTTTGTCTTTAACTGAGAACacacaaaaatgaagaaaactcTATAAGGccatattgaaatttaaagtgaAGGGATGAGCAAACCAAAAGTTATGAAGATAATCTTTAACTGGAAGTGCCAAAAGATGAAGTTAGCTAAATGGATATATTGTGAActtaaaagcaaaagcatGAGCAAGAACTAAATGTTATAATACCATTAGAAGAAATACTACTGCCATTCTCACTTTCGCCTTCTGATTCATCAGTAGCTTTACTTTCCTCTTGCTCTTCCTCAACCTCTTCCTCATCAGAAATCTCATTTGGATAAACATTTCTTGGATAATTTTCAGCTGAGGACACCAACAGATGAAGACAACCAACAGATGAGAAGAATTAATAGTTCTAATACCATTCAAATCTGCTGCATCACCAGACATTTCATATGGATAATCATTTCGGGCATTATCTTCGGTTGAGAACACCGAAAGATGAAAGTCAAATAAAGAACTGTGAACTTTAGAGCAACGGAACATTCAAATCCTCTTCTCCATCAGACATCTTATTTGGGTAATCGTTTCGTGGATGATCATTAACTGAGAACACAGAGAAATGAAGAAAGTTAAGTAGGGTCATTCCAGAATTTAGAGCAAAAGGAGCAagaactaaaattaataataccatTCGAATACTTCTTCTCATTTGGATAATCTCATTTGGATAATCATtttatggattgaaaaataaaaattaaaaaaattgaaaagtcagCAGATGAggaataaattttcataatacaCTGTGGGAATAATGGTTCAGCGAACCAAAAAAATGACAGCAAGCCACTTTAAGAAAACATTTCAATGATTGAGCTACAAGCAAAATAGAGCTACTTAGCTTCTAAGGATTGGGTTAACTACCATTGCAAATAGATACAATTGAGATCAGAAACAGCAACAAGAAATCAGGAGTTAGGAAAAGTACTATTAAAACACATCAAACTCAATTTAGAATgctaaaagaaattgaaaaactatAAGCCTGacaaactaaaatattatttaaatattgtcTATAGATGAGTATAGTTTTTCAGGGAAGCACTATAGcagactatatatatatatatgtgtgtgtgtatagatACAAAAAGTTTGCTGATGGATTTCTATGTGAAATACACCAATAATGTCGATCTTTACAATGAAACTATTAAATAGAGTTTGGATTAAACCAATCCAAGAATGATTCAAAGCAGGCTATAAATAAGAATACAATCTGTGTCCAAAGGAGAAAAACATTCTTGCATTATCATGAAGCAGCAAGTTTTAGACTTGCTACCTAAATAAACATATGCTTAGTCTAAATTTTCTGGCTCCAGACAAGTGGTGGCGATCATGTCTGTGGTGTAAAGACTAAATTAGAAATGCCTCCATATCATCTACATTACCGTGGATTGAAAGTGTACTAAAAAAACATAGCCACTacggagttgttgagagaagtAAATACTCAATACTTACATTATCTTTCTTAAAAGCATGCGTAAGCTCTTCACTCTTTGTTTTATCATTATGCCCATCAGCAACAGAAGCCTGCTAAAGAAACAGCACAAAATAAACAGTTATGAACATATCATTAGCAGGTATAATGGAAAAAATGACAGACGGACCGAGCTTATTAAAGCCCGAGAAGATCGAAGCAAAAATAGTGACTGATAATTTTAATGAGTTTTACGCATTTTTCAAGTgcaaacagtaaaaataaaattaaaaattaaaaaattcagtCCCAATATCCTCATATCCATTATGCCCAAACCACTATAGAGCCTAAAATCCATTATCTTCTAAGTCAATTCCCAGGCCCAAAATCCCTAAATCCCTTGAGCCCAAACCACTCTAAAGCGACACCCATCAACACCATTCTAGCTTCTTCACTTGTCTTTCACCATGtaagtgtatatatatatattttttctgttttggtATTTGATTTGCTTGGTAATGGCCTAATGGGTGATGGGGTAATGGGGTCATGGGTTAAGGTCTTTTCTCTCAGTCTCAATATCCGAAATTTGCCAATATCTTCTTCTAAGTTGTTGTTTTCAACCTTATCAAGTTCTCCAACTTCGTGGACTTCTTCCAAGTTCCAAACTTTCCATTGCTACGTAATAAACATCACCCGTATTGaatgtaaataaatcaaaattgacACAGCAACAAACAGCCTACATACTAAAATCAAATGCCCATTAAATAAACAAGACCCAAATGTAGCatttatattgatgaaaaTCAAGACCCAAACCAAATGTACTTGAGCATGATACCAATGAAAATACTACGAACAAAAGGACCTGTCtaccttacagattctgtaagtaACGGACATGCAATCTCAATCGTTGAATGTGGATACATAAAGATGGAGGGTTGGGAACggtcaaaaaaataatggtaaaaaATAACCTATAGCATGGGAAACCGGCTTTAATGGTTAATGTGCAACAGGATGTGAGAAGTAACAAAAGACACGTGGCTGGAGAAATATAcagaattaattgtatttcaATTAGGTTGGTGTCAGTGAAAAAAGACACTTTAGGTCATTcctattataattgaattggaaAAGCTAATGTCAATTTTACTATAATATCGGTGAAAATTGGTTGGAGTAGTACAAAGATCAGCAGATTGGCTAGGGGAAATATTGGCGAAACGATAACCAGCAAAGATTTCATTTACAAGTATGAAGAGACCAGCGAAGGGGACATAGTGGAGGCGAATTGGTGACTATAGAGGCGAAATTGTATAATTGATATTATAAATGATGGGTTGTTCGTGGGTAGATATGACTAAGAAATATGAGAGATATATCTGTGAATCCAACGGTGATGATGACAGTATGGTTGCATCAGATCTGAAGCAGTTTGCTTATACTGGTGAAGAAGCTGAACCTGGTGCAGCCCAGTTCGAAAACAGTGCAGACGGGGAGGAAGGAACAAGTTGTTATGGTTTTGTTTCGTATTTGCAAGCAAACTTAAGTCAATATGTTATAAGTAGTTAGAATAATGGTTGATAAACGAAAATTGGGTTGCGTTTGTCGAATTTGTTATAATGGTTGTCCATTTCGAAGCAGTCATAAAATAAGCAGCGTGTTAAATTTCGAAATTAGGAAAATACAATGTAATGGAGTAAAGACAGAAGAAAGTGTTGAAATGACTCAAGAAATgtaaatgttatttttaagtGGAATGATTATTTATATGAAGTGGAGATGCAGTTTGGAAGATAAAGGCAAATGATGAGAGAGCTTGTATTACTAATGAGGTGAGAGTTTGATGGTAGAAAAAgaagctttatttatttattatattaatgaagtaaaataatgaaataactAGTTTTGTCAACTGATGTATTACGACGTTTAATGAACATAATGCAGATGCGCAAAGAAATTGGAACGGCCTTCAAGAATCTGCACCCTGAGGTTAAGTGCAAGTATATTGGTGGAAGGCACAGAGGAGTTGGTGTGAATTGTAACAATGTGAAGTATGTGTCTAGGTGTGTGCCGGAGCGACTGTCAGCCATGGTAGCTAATCTGATGTCAGCACAAAGAGATGAGGTAAGTTCAATTGGATTTgggaaattaaatgaaatgaagtGTGGGCGATTGAATAGAAAACTATGTGAGTGGTTAGTAGAGAGGGTAGATATGGCCAGATCAATTTTGAATGTTCATGGCACAGAGTTGGAGCTGCGTTTGCATAGTTTTGGGTATATAATGGGAATATCTTATGGAGGATTGAATGTGGAGTTAGATGGGAACATGGAAGAGGTGTCAGGATATTTAAAACTGTATAAATCAAATAGTAACggaatacatataaaaaagtTGGCTGATATCCTACGTCACCAAAACGTGGCTGATGATCAATTCAAGGTGACTTTCACGCTATTTGCTCTATGTTCGGTGCTGTGTCCTGCAGGGGGAGTGCACATAAGTTCGTCCTTTTTGTTCGCTTTGAAGGATGTGGAAAGAATAAGGTCAAGGAATTGGGTGTCATTTTGCTTTGGGAGGTTTATGCAAGGCATAACAAAATATAGGGAAGAAAAACTGTCATATATAGGCGGTTGTCTGCTATACTTGCAGGTATTTGTTAGTTGAATAAAAGggggattttttattttttattattacgtGATATCTGGAAAAAACAGATAGAAAGAATTGTTCGCGGCTGTCTTTGATGATAATTACGGTTAATAGAGAATGCAATGTTATATGATGTTGTAATTATGTCAGTGTGGTTTATTATATGATGGGGGAGGTGAAAGAGTAAAGGATATAAAGTACAAAAAGAGGAAGTGTAATCATTAAAATGAAACCGACGTGTTAAATGAATGTTGTTTTGCAGATATTGTATATCAATTCTTTActatatgtaaaaataaaacgaGACCCCACATTATGTCCAGTAGTTTTATGGGATGCTAAGGAGATTAGAAGATTCATGAAGTGGTTGAATAAACAGGGAGGCATTGGGACTGACAAGGTATGGTTTATGGTTAAAACACTTATAGTCAAATGATGAttggaataaaaattttgtagcaTTTGTAtaggaaataaaaattgacGCGTTCCATTTTTTAGCAAACGagttttgtaaaaaaaacaaGATCGTTTTGTAGTTGTGTTAGGGCTGAATTAATGCTTGAAT
This window contains:
- the LOC102623494 gene encoding protein LURP-one-related 7 — translated: MAASGPIYTANSPIPVDLFVSKKYPGLTRGDIGFADSSGDVIYRVNRTQHQSKSNSSQRRKRVVVVDSAGNPLISVYRQDKGLWQGFKGDDGEEKELIFKVNRTMKTLTRTEFEVFLVDENSEDSASHFTMKGSPFQKSCTIYRGNSIIAQTSLMYKLQQIYVRRNKFRLTIFPTSIEPAVIVALVVIFLD